DNA from Massilia antarctica:
GTGACGACCTGGAAGTACGACGAAGGCTTGCGCGGCTACCTCAATGAGATGCTGGCCCAGGGCACCAGCGGCGAGACCCTGATTCCGGTGTTCGAAGGCGCCCAGTACTCGAACGGCGAAACCGACGGCTTTGCCGAAGGCGAAGGCGCGGCCTGGGTGGTGGCATGGACCGAGGAAGGCGCGGTGGTGCGCGAATCGTACGTCAACCTGATTCCCACCTCGAACGGCGGCACCCACGAATCGGGCCTGCGCGACGGCCTGTATGGCGCGGTCAAGAGCTTCGTGGAGATGCACTCGCTGCTGCCGAAAGGCGTCAAGCTGCTGCCGGAAGACGTGTTCGCGCGCGTCTCCTTCGTGCTGTCGGCCAAAGTGCTCGATCCGCAGTTCCAGGGCCAGATCAAGGAGCGCCTCAATTCGCGCGACGCGGTGCGGCTGGTCTCGACCTTCGCCAAGCCGCCGCTCGAACTGTGGCTCAACCAGCACGTGGAATACGGCCGCAAGCTGGCCGAACTGGTGATCCGCCAGGCCCAGTCGCGCCTGCGCTCCCTGCAAAAAGTCGAAAAGAAAAAATCCTCCGGCGTGGCTGTGCTGCCCGGCAAGCTGACCGATTGCGAATCGAGCGACATCGCGCGCAACGAACTGTTCCTGGTCGAGGGCGACTCGGCGGGCGGTTCGGCCAAGATGGGCCGCGACAAGGAATTCCAGGCCATCCTGCCGCTGCGCGGCAAGGTGCTCAACTCCTGGGAAACCGACCGCGACCGCCTGTTCGCCAACAATGAAATCCACGACATCGCGGTGGCGATCGGGGTCGACCCGCACAGCGTGGGCGACACACCCGACCTGTCGGGCCTACGCTACGGCAAGATCTGCATCCTCTCGGATGCGGACGTGGACGGCTCGCACATCCAGGTACTGCTGCTGACCCTATTCTTCAAGCACTTCCCGGCCCTGTTCGCGCCCGGCCACATTTGCGTGGCGCGTCCGCCGCTGTACCGGGTCGACGCCCCGGCGCGCGGCAAGAAGCCGATCCAGAAGCTGTACGCGCTCGACGATGGCGAACTGGTGGCGATCCAGGACAAGCTGATGAAAGAAGGCTTGAAGGAAGGCAGCTGGAGCATTTCGCGCTTCAAGGGCTTGGGCGAGATGAACGCTGAACAACTGTGGGAAACCACGATGAACCCCGACACGCGGCGCTTGCTGCCGGTCTCGCTGGGCGACTTCAGCCACATCGACGCCTCGGCGCGCTTCAACATGCTGATGGGCAAAGGCGAAGCCGCCGCCCGCCGCGCCTGGATCGAAGAACACGGCAACGAAACCGAAGCCGACATCTGAGTTGCAGCAACACCGGGGTCTGACCTCTGATTCGAAATATTTCTAATCAGAGGTCAGACCCCGGTTTGTGGCAGCGCAAACGGACACTGAACCATGATTATCGGCATCGACTTGGGCACGACCAATAGTCTCGCGGCGGTGTGGCGCGACGGCAAGGCGCATCTCGTCCCGAACGCACTGGGCAGCTTTCTCACGCCTTCCTGCGTCGGCATGGATGACGACGGCACGGTGCTGACCGGGGAAGCGGCGCGCGCGCGGCTGCAAACCCATCCGCACATGACGGCGGCCATGTTCAAGCGCTACATGGGCAGCGAACGCGAAACCCAGCTCGGGGCGCGCAAGTTCCGCCCCGAGGAACTGTCGTCGATGGTGCTGCGCGCGCTCAAGGAAGATGCCGAAGCCTGGCTGGGCGAGCCGGTCGAGGAAGCCATCATCACCGTGCCCGCCTATTTCAGTGATGCCCAGCGCAAGGCGACCCGGGTGGCCGGACAGCTGGCCGGGCTGCGCGTCGAGCGCCTGCTCAACGAACCGACCGCCGCGGCGCTGGCCTACGGCATCCAGGATACCAAGCGCGAAACCAAATTCCTCGTGTTCGATCTGGGCGGCGGCACCTTCGACGTCTCCATCCTCGAACTGTTCGACGGCGTGATGGAAGTGCGCGCAACCGCCGGCGACAACTTCCTCGGCGGTGAGGATTTTGTCAGCGTGGTGGTGGACGCCTTCCTCTCGCGCAGCGGGCTGTCCAAGGCCATGGACGGCACTGAGTTGAACGGCACCCAGCGCCAGCGCCTGCGCGACGAAGCCGAACGCGCCAAGCGCGCCCTGTCGGACAGCGCCACCACGCGCATGGCCTACCACATGGGCGGCCAGCAATACAGCTGGGAGCTGACCGAGGACTTGTTCGTGCTGCTGTGCGACCACCTGATCCAGCGCCTGCGTACTCCGGTCGAACGCGCGCTGCGCGACGCCACCATCAAGGCATCCGAACTCGATGCGGTGGTGCTGGCCGGGGGCGCCACCCGCATGCCGCTGGTGCGCAAGCTGGCCGCGCGCATGTTCGGCCGCTTCCCGTCGATCAGTCTCGATCCCGATCAGGCGGTCGCCCTCGGCGCCGCGGTGCAGGCGGGCCTGATGGCGCGCGATTCGGCTTTGAGCGAAGTGGTGATGACCGACGTGGCGCCCTACTCGCTCGGCATTTCGGTGGCGCGCGAAATCGGCCCGAACAAATACGAGGGGGGCCACTACCTGCCGATCATCGAGCGCAATTCGACGGTGCCGGTCTCGCGCGTGGAAAATATCACCACCATCAACGACTACCAGGACGAACTGGTGGTGCATGTATACCAGGGCGAGTCGCGCCGGGTGTCGGACAACGTCTTCCTCGGCAAGCTCAATTTCCCGATCGAGGCGAAACGGGCGGGCGAAGTGAGTGCCAACGTGCGCTTCACCTACGATATCAGCGGTGTGCTCGAAGCGGAAATCACGGTCCTGCCGACCCAGGAAAAGCACACCCTGGTCATCACCGAAAACGCCGGCGTGATGACCCAGGCCGAAGTCGACAAGCGCCTGGCCGAACTGAGCGAACTGAAAATCCACCCGCGCGACAAGATCGAAAACCGTACCCTGGTGGCCCAGGCCGACCGCCTGTACGAGCAGTTGCTGGGTCACGAACGCGAATACCTGGCGCAGCACATCGCGGCCTTCACGGCGGTGCTCAATACGCAGCAGCCGTCGGCCCTGCGCGGCGCCCGCGAGACGCTCACGCGGGTCATGCGCGACCTTGGCGGGAGTTCCTTCCTATGAACGTCTGGAGCGTGCTCGGAATGAAGGCCAGCCGCGACGTGCGCGCCATCAAGCGCGCCTACGCGGCCATGCTGAAGGTGACCCGTCCGGAAGACGATCCGGTCGCCTTCCAGATCCTCAACGACGCCTACCAGGCCGCGCTGCAGCTGGCACACCAGGCGCATGACATGGACTGGCCGGACGAGGAACCGGCCCCGCGTGCGCAGGAGCCAAAGCCGGAATATGAGCCGCCGGTCTACATGGCGGCCTACGAATTCGACCCGGATGCGGCGCCGGCGCGCGATGAAGCGCCGCAGGACGTACCCGTCTACACCGCTTTTTATGAATTCGATCCGTCGCTGCCCAAGCCAGAACCGGAACAATATCGCCTGCCGCCGCCCTTGCCAGTTCCCCTCCCCGGGACCGGACCCGCGTCGCCCGTGGTGGAAGCGCGCCGCGTCTGGGCCGCATTCCTGACCTACGCGCACCACAACACGCGCCAGCGGCTCGAACAGCTGTTCGCCGGCGAGGAGCTGCTCAATATCGAGGTGCGCGACTGC
Protein-coding regions in this window:
- a CDS encoding molecular chaperone HscC; its protein translation is MIIGIDLGTTNSLAAVWRDGKAHLVPNALGSFLTPSCVGMDDDGTVLTGEAARARLQTHPHMTAAMFKRYMGSERETQLGARKFRPEELSSMVLRALKEDAEAWLGEPVEEAIITVPAYFSDAQRKATRVAGQLAGLRVERLLNEPTAAALAYGIQDTKRETKFLVFDLGGGTFDVSILELFDGVMEVRATAGDNFLGGEDFVSVVVDAFLSRSGLSKAMDGTELNGTQRQRLRDEAERAKRALSDSATTRMAYHMGGQQYSWELTEDLFVLLCDHLIQRLRTPVERALRDATIKASELDAVVLAGGATRMPLVRKLAARMFGRFPSISLDPDQAVALGAAVQAGLMARDSALSEVVMTDVAPYSLGISVAREIGPNKYEGGHYLPIIERNSTVPVSRVENITTINDYQDELVVHVYQGESRRVSDNVFLGKLNFPIEAKRAGEVSANVRFTYDISGVLEAEITVLPTQEKHTLVITENAGVMTQAEVDKRLAELSELKIHPRDKIENRTLVAQADRLYEQLLGHEREYLAQHIAAFTAVLNTQQPSALRGARETLTRVMRDLGGSSFL
- a CDS encoding DNA topoisomerase IV subunit B, whose translation is MATKKPASDYSESSIRVLKGLEPVKQRPGMYTRTENPLHIIQEVIDNASDEALGGHCKNIGVTVNVDGSITVEDDGRGIPVGLHPEENVPTVEIVFTRLHAGGKFDKGSGGAYAFSGGLHGVGVSVTNALSSRLEITVWRKEDNGNGLHKMAFANGDVIEPLASSPAPRDGKKSGTRVTAWPNPTYFDSPAISQVELARLLRSKAVLLPGVTVTLTLAKTGDVTTWKYDEGLRGYLNEMLAQGTSGETLIPVFEGAQYSNGETDGFAEGEGAAWVVAWTEEGAVVRESYVNLIPTSNGGTHESGLRDGLYGAVKSFVEMHSLLPKGVKLLPEDVFARVSFVLSAKVLDPQFQGQIKERLNSRDAVRLVSTFAKPPLELWLNQHVEYGRKLAELVIRQAQSRLRSLQKVEKKKSSGVAVLPGKLTDCESSDIARNELFLVEGDSAGGSAKMGRDKEFQAILPLRGKVLNSWETDRDRLFANNEIHDIAVAIGVDPHSVGDTPDLSGLRYGKICILSDADVDGSHIQVLLLTLFFKHFPALFAPGHICVARPPLYRVDAPARGKKPIQKLYALDDGELVAIQDKLMKEGLKEGSWSISRFKGLGEMNAEQLWETTMNPDTRRLLPVSLGDFSHIDASARFNMLMGKGEAAARRAWIEEHGNETEADI